Part of the Engystomops pustulosus chromosome 4, aEngPut4.maternal, whole genome shotgun sequence genome is shown below.
atggttgttggtgccagaagggctggtctgagtatttcagaaactgctgatctactgggatattcacgcacaaccatctctagggtttacagagaatggtccgaaaaagaaaaaacatccagtgagcggcagttctgtggacggaaatgccttgttgatgccagcggtcagaggagaatgggcagactggttcgagctgatagaaaggcaacagtgactcaaatcgccacccgttacaaccaaggtaggcagaagagcatcttagaacgcacagtatgtcgaactttgaggcagatgggctacagcagcagaagaccacaccgggtgccactcctttcagctaagagcaggaaactgaggctacaatttgcacaaggtcatcaaaattggacagtagaagattggaaaaacgttgcctggtctgatgagtctcgatttctgctgcgacattcggatggtagggtcagaatttggcgtcaacaacatgaaagcatggatccatcctgccttgtatcaacggttcaggctggtggtggtggtgtcataatggttgttgttgtgtttttttttttttttttaatttcatctcACCTCAGTACCATACGCACTGACAAAGAAACGACACTAACAAAACACATGAAATTGGCACACAATGGTGACCTAAGACAACTCAAATTCTGGGGTATTGATCAACTCAAGACAGGTCCAAGACGAGGGAATATAGACAACCAACTGAAACAAATAGAAGCCCGTTGGATCCATCGACTCCACACACTCAGCCCAAAAGGCTTAAACGAGGGTTTCACCTTCGCACCTTTTCTATAAACCAAAACAGACTAAATTTCAAGAAAGTTGCTATCCAACTAAAAATTAGAAACATGCCATAAGGGACACACCAACAAACCCCTAAAAGAACAAAAAGAAGAGATAGGAAATCCTGGAGATAAGTAAAAGAAGtatgaaaataagaaaatcaaAATAATGACTCAGTGCCAATGCAATACTCGGCtgtccaaatttttaaaaaacacaacaacaacCATTATGACTACTAAAATATAAACAACCGAAATCAATAACATGCGCATAATCCAAAAGGAAATATGAGACACAAAAGGGGAGATATAAAATACCTCCCAAATCCGCCCTACAAACCAATATAATACAAAGAGTTTACCCCCCTTGAGAAATAGGAACAAAACGAGAAGTACTAACCACAACAAACAGAAACGAACATTGGACAGAAACACCAAAACTCACCCTTAAAACATATTCCCTTCAAGAATAAAAACGAACATACTCCACACTGAAGCCACACATCTTCAATATAGACAGATCCACCCACCTATGAACTGAGAAAAAGATCTGACCAATTCACAATAGCATAAAATAGATGGAGATAAGTCCTACATCGGCAGAAAAGTACTTACAATGCATCCACGCATGCGCACACAGAGATAAAGCAGTAAGCGCGACAATACGAGAGGACGACTCACTCCAAGAATGAGCGCATTGAAATCTGGAACGCGCATGCGCAGAAAATCAGAGATGACGCATGCGCAGTGTATCAAAATCCAACTACACATCGGAACCAATAGAAAAGAGGGGGAGGTATACAACCAAAGACAAGGATTGGCGGAGAGGCACACACCCACAGGATAACGTCATCAGAAAACCACTTAAAAGGCGCGCAGACGGCAACCGAGACTGCTATTGCCCcgaacccctgaggacgccacgttaggtggcgaaacatgtcgggggggcgacGCTAGGATTTTAGAACAGGGAACGAGATCAGCCGATCAATGAATCAGTCTAGTTCAAGACAAAGAGGACTAGAAGGAAAAATAGACCTTTCTAAGGGAATAGAGGAGGTGAAGGGAATGAATGAATTGATGGAATGAATGATGAGAGttaccctaccccaatcctaaatCTTCCCCAACCCTATAAACATCCTATGTCAGATTGCTGAATGTGCAACTataggttaaaattgaacaataGTGGATAGCACTAAGAAATACAGCTAGAACTGACAGAGGAAAGATAGACAAATAAGAGGACTGACCACGGATCCCTGATAATTTTAAAATAGACACTGAGTCAAAGAAAGAGCacgcaatttatttaattttagatgagaaattaaaagttatattttaacaagCACTaaagggaatattttcttggcactctttgggccccttggtaccaattgagcatcgttgcaacgccacagcctacctgagtattgttgctgaccatgtccatccctttatgaccacaatgtacccaacatctgatggctactttcagcaggataatgcgccatgtcataaagctggaatcatctcagactggtttcttgaacatgacaatgagttcactgtactcaaatggcctccacagtcaccagatctcaatccaatagagcatctttgggatgtggtggaactggagattcgcgtcatggatgtgcagacgacaaatctgcggcaactgtgtgatgccatcatgtcaatatggaccaaaatctctgaggaatgcttccagcaccttgttgaatcttgaggacacccaacttacagaggacccatagttacatacagaccgctctgcccactgtgacctctggtgaagtttacTTTAGTCCCAATGTGCAATGATCATCtatgaggtgtctgtaataactTGTAATAAGGAGGGCAAAAAAATCTGTCTAAAGTTAGTTATGAAATATAAATTTCTGACTTGCATATAAATTTAACttcaacaaacctaaagaacctgtcCTTTAAGTACTCCCGAAAGTGTATCTGCTAACCCCTGGCACAGTTCCTAGTACTGTACTGTAATCATAAAGTAAAGGCATCCTAATGATGTTTTTctcattactattttttttataaattatcaTTATATGTAAACACACAAAGCAGTATCATATATTTACCTTACATAGAGTTTCAGACAGCAGTTCCAGTATCAGGACAGCTTTCAACAGCCGCTTATTCACCAAACTTTCAGTAAGTtacctgttttttttcttttgccttgCAGTATTATTGCTTTACAATGTAGTTCGTAAGGAAGAAGTTGcatataaaatacacattttCCAAGGCCAGTAGTTCATTAAGGGATCTGGGCAATAAAAAATGATTCCATATTTagattttaataatgttttaaatatttcaatgtacacaatgtatataatatcagTATCTTAATTTTAATTCagtgatttatatttatatattataactttatttatataatgttttTTAATTCCGTgagttatatttatataatataactttattatttatataataatagCTTTGGAGGTGTCAGGCTCATGTTCTAGGAAGAGGATAAAAGAATAGAAAGAAAGATGACTGACAGCACCTATGATATGAGAtgttagaaaagtaaaaaaactaGAAGTGTATAGTTGAAGAGACAACTCTGCCTATTTTCAGACATAAACTATGTAGGTGACAGGTTACAtgatcggcttacgtcattgatAATATGTACGTAGCAGAAAGATGTGGGGAATCAGTGAAGAGTTACTGTCTACACAAAGCATAAACCTCTACAACATAGACTGTAAAAACAGTGCAAGCATATAGGTATTTCACAAAGTACAAAGATTACCATAGATAACCTGTTACCTATATTTCTCTGTATTTCGTCTGCATTATGAAAACATGCGATGTTGATTTTGCAATTGTGTTTCCTCCCACCAGATATACCTTGGACAATGATCTCCTGACCACAGAGCAGAGACAGTTCTATGAGGAGAATGGATTCCTTGTTATTAAAAACCTGGTCTCCCATAAGGACATAGATGAATTTAGGTACAAACATGGTATCATTGTTCTGCTCCCCTGCAGgttgtccccgacttaaggacacccgacttacagccgacccctatttacagacagacctctctggccactgtgacctgtggtgaagctctctCTATACTTTACTttggtcccaggctgcagtgatgagctgtaaggtgtctgtaatgaagctttattgataatccttgttcccataacaACACGTAATTGTAAAAATCCTATCGTCATAGAGACAAAAACTTATCTCGAGCTACTattctaaaatatacctgttctgacttacaaatTCAAGGTTAggcatcttgtacgtaacctggggactgcctgcatttaCTGTTTTATCTTGTCGGCAAATCAGTGCTGTACAACTGTTTAGACATGTCTACATCACTCTTTGGTTACTGAATGGTGAACACTATTCTTTTCAGAGAAGTCTTTGAGAAAGTTTGCAAGAAGGAATTGACCGCTCCTGGAATGGTTGTAATGCGAGATGTGGCCATTGCCAAGTCAGAATATGTTCCAGATCAAAAAGCCATTACTAAAGTTCAGGACTTTCAGGAGCTTCCTGGCCTTTTCCGATATTGCAGCCTACCACAGGTATATTTATAGGGATGTATTTTCTACACATCTATGATCTGTTACAAATAAATACACTTTTCATGCTTTAAAGTGATTGCACTAAGGGTAAAAAAaagcagtatatactatatacagcccacacacatcactatatacagctcccccagcaaccgctatatacagatcccccagaaataaatatatattgctcccccagcaataaatatatacagctccgcagcaatcactatatacagccccccagtgatcACTATGTATAGCCCctcaacaataactatatacagcccccccaaaaTTACCTATATACAGTTTCACAGCCTtaactatatccagccccctataataactatatactttcCCCTATataatacagcctccctataactatatacagtccccctataataactatatacaccccctataataactatatataccccctatagctatatacagtccccttataataactatatacaccccctataactatatacagtccccctataataactatatacaccctctataactatatacagtccccctataataactatatacatccccccccataataaatatatacaatccccctataataactatataccgtcctaggtaaaataataatattgtacTCCCCTTCCATCGGTTCCCTGATGTGCGCCATTCTCATCTTCCCTCACGGGTGTatatcggatgtaaacaaagatggcggtgtaatatttttattattttgttgattgagctgtttaagggcttatttttcccTGGATTTATCATGCAGCGTTAaatatgactttttgatcactttttaaggtGTTTTTTGTTTGGATGAACAAAAATCAttattttattctacgggttgttacggacgtggcgataccctatatgtgctgtttgtgtggtgatttttaagttttattgtgtttgagGGTTTTACActatatggggcatttaggggTTTTTATTTTGCCTTCCTTTTGTTATTACTAAAAAGCAGCAGTAAAGAAGTAATGTAGATTTTCACCCTCTTATTTTCTTTGCATTTCTTTGTATGTAGGAGATTGACAATGTCATATAGAAGTTAAAAGCATGTTCTTGTTTCTTAGATTTTGAAGTATGTTGAGTGCTTCATTGGCCCTAACATCATGTCCATGCACACCATGCTGATCAATAAGCCTCCAGATGCAGGCAAGTGGCTTcttaaaagttaatacatttagagCCAAAGCAAAAGTTCTGATATATTTTGacctttaattattatttttctgcAAATTATTTTAACTGTGGCAGAAAAAAATTTTAGTCTTAGTCAATAATTGGCCTTCTGCAGATAGTAACCTTACAGTGCAAATCATTTTACTCTGCAGAtttttttatggttcaataagtgTTTGATTGAAATATGCACAATAACAAATAAGTCAACTAGTTGTCCTTAGCATGCAAAGTCCAAAAAGTAATCCAGGGATTCCAGGTGCCCATCACTGACCCACATCTTTTCCATGTAAAATTATGGTGAGGGCTTTTTCGCACTACAGTTTGGTACAGGGGTGTCGGAGGATCTCCATAATCCACTAAAGCCACTAAAATGAGGCAGCTACAAGGGTTCTcctatagatttttaaaataaaatttactgACCTTTTGTCCAGCGGTGGGACCTGGCTCGCTGTTACCCTTGTACAGTATTTTGAGAGCTTCAGCTGGTCAGTCTGAGGAGATTTTGGAATGGATAGTGATCACTATGGTGACTTAATTCCGGTTAGAACAACCCTTCAGTAACTTATTATTTTTCTCTCAAACTACTTGGGAAGTGAAAATGTTCAAGAAAAAAGTCATATAGAAGATCTGgactaaaaatttaaatttttaattttccttACTTGCACAGACATCTGATATAGGAGAAAGTGATAAGGTtactaatgacttaactctttacagagctTCTTGGGCCACTACAGGTCACTTCCACATATGTCACGAGTGACATCCCATGCTCCAAGGAGGCCCCTTTTAGCCAATGCAAGGTGACCCCTGACACTTCTGGTTAGGTGTCGGTGTTAGAGGCTGGAAGATTGAAATGCCATAAACTGGGAGGGGTTTTATTAACGCTTCTGCTCTGGCCTCCTGTGTAGTTTTTCAGGAAACCTGAAATAACACTTCTTAAGCTTTACCCTCCTCCTTTCATTTACCCTCCTCTCCATATCTGTTTCCTGTATGTGGGCTGGAGAAGGCTTTCAGAAACACTCCCACTTcagaaaaaaggatttaaaaagttGTACTGAGAACCTCTTTTCCctaataaagtacaggcagttccgACTTAAGCACCACCTACTtgcagatgactcctagttacaaacggatctctggatgcTGAAAATTTACTGAACATTAGCCCCAGGTTGCAAGAAGTGTCTTCAATTAccctatttttcggactataaggcgcacaaaaaatactttgattcgctcagaaatcaaaggtgcccctttatagtccagtgtgccttatatatgaaccgtacttgcaGACAAACAGCtaccttgagctgtgcacaggtctgccacctgatggtcattcatccttataatctggtgcgccttataatcaggtgcgccttatatatgaacctagacgtttaacaggcatttattgaaggtgcgccttatagtcagaaaaatacaatAATGCAGACcacattattgttaatccttgttaccAAGACAACCCTAAATGTTGAAAATTCACTTGTCACTGGGTCAAAaacaacttgcatacaaattcaacttataaaCAAACAAACCGAatgtatcttgtacgtaacctggagactgcctgtacattgcaAACTTCACTATTATTAcctgcaatattttttttaaaaaaaggaaatataaaaattttactCCGCTTTAAATATTTTGGTGcccacaaaatataataaatgtagtTCAATGTCCTGTGTCACTTTTATTCCAGGTAAAAAGACATCTCGGCATCCAATGCATCAGGATCTGCATTACTTCCCATTTAGGCCTGCAGACCGCATTGTTTGTGCATGGACAGCAATGGAACGTATTGACCGAAGCAATGGATGTCTTGTGGTTCTTCCAGGAACTCACAAAGGAGAACTTAAACAACACGATTATCCAGAGTGGGAGGTAACAGGCATTTTATTGCTTAaaatacatctaccaccaggattagggattgtaaactaagtacaggcgatcccctacttaaggacacccgacttacagactgtGATCTattatgaagctctctggatgttactatagtcccaggctgcaatgataagctgtaaggtttctgtaataaagctttattgataatcattggtcccattacagcaaaaaattttgaaactccaattgtcactggggcaaaaaaaaattgtctggaactacaattataaaatatacagtttcgacttaaatacaaattcaacttaagaactgtaCTGcctgtacactgacatactggtgtgtgacctctagcaggatctgctataattttagcttctcattccctgttttttacaaaaagaaccttttaaaattatgcaaaaaatcCGGAGGAGctgcaggctccataggtgtaaatggatcctggagcccctcagactcatttgcatattttttttagttttttttttctgcattagAAGctaaagaggagcagatcctgccagagggggcacacatcagcatgtcagtgtactttgtttacaattcttcatcctgatagtagatgtccttgaaGGTAAATCAAAAAGAAATATGTTTATTTAGTGAACATAGACcaacatgtaccgta
Proteins encoded:
- the PHYH gene encoding phytanoyl-CoA dioxygenase, peroxisomal, whose protein sequence is MQSRGSGAAPAGGRLSVLQRHLTAVPVSGQLSTAAYSPNFQYTLDNDLLTTEQRQFYEENGFLVIKNLVSHKDIDEFREVFEKVCKKELTAPGMVVMRDVAIAKSEYVPDQKAITKVQDFQELPGLFRYCSLPQILKYVECFIGPNIMSMHTMLINKPPDAGKKTSRHPMHQDLHYFPFRPADRIVCAWTAMERIDRSNGCLVVLPGTHKGELKQHDYPEWEGGVNKMYHGVRDYDPNIPRVHLTMEKGDTVFFHPILIHGSGMNKTAGFRKAISCHYASSDCDYIDVKGTTQENIEKEVIELALKRYGLESEIALKDAWMAKGRVVQGERNNL